One stretch of Segatella copri DNA includes these proteins:
- a CDS encoding PH domain-containing protein: MNKTIFMFRTVTLRPHWFQYIINETGSLCLLVASIWIYKFCSFAYHEWAIYACILLLFHLLFKLVYLARMEYIITGEQIIILHGVFSHSTDYVELYRVVDYQQSRSLPQQLFGLKTVTIYSGDRNNAKLDMIGIKASNDIVSEIRCRVEFNKKNKGIYEITNRS; this comes from the coding sequence ATGAACAAAACCATATTTATGTTTCGCACGGTTACGTTGCGTCCTCATTGGTTTCAATACATAATCAATGAGACAGGTTCTTTGTGCCTCCTTGTTGCTAGTATATGGATATACAAGTTTTGTAGTTTCGCCTATCATGAGTGGGCTATCTATGCTTGCATCCTGCTATTGTTCCACCTTCTTTTCAAGTTAGTTTATCTTGCAAGAATGGAATATATCATCACAGGAGAACAAATCATTATCCTTCATGGGGTGTTCTCCCACTCCACTGATTACGTGGAGCTATACAGAGTTGTTGACTACCAGCAAAGTAGAAGCTTGCCCCAACAACTTTTCGGTTTGAAAACCGTCACCATATACTCAGGTGACCGCAATAATGCCAAACTTGACATGATAGGCATCAAGGCTAGCAATGACATTGTTTCGGAGATAAGATGTAGAGTTGAGTTTAACAAGAAAAACAAAGGAATATATGAAATCACAAATCGTTCGTAA
- a CDS encoding OmpA family protein, whose product MKKLKILLAALLVIGSTAKAQVVYGENEKEYIKASSFSNGRTEKKDSKPFLSGQEKYKLSSIGSNWFGSIKAGMSTFSGAPVGCTDFFGHTRPTMVFSLGKWHSRFFGTRLVYQGFKFTNAIDEAMKFQNYHGDLMLNVSSFYRTTYDPLPRWDLVPYIGAGVIHNSELHHIPFALSYGLLCSYRATNRLHVTAELGGTSTYQKFDGLGKNKHFGDNLFQATIGLTIGIGKQGYERKPVLEILDTDNQGVTDLTNYPKNSFDGLRKLRDRMASEEQAVENSGIQLDAPILFFFKINSTNLVDKQQLVNIGEIAGAVKENNLNVKIIGAADSKTGTPKHNRALSVKRAKYIAKLLMKAGVDKSKMQGISRGGINLYKPYTANRHTCVIVYKEETK is encoded by the coding sequence ATGAAGAAATTAAAGATTTTGCTGGCAGCCTTATTGGTAATAGGCAGCACAGCCAAGGCACAGGTAGTTTATGGAGAGAATGAGAAGGAATATATCAAGGCATCCTCTTTCTCCAATGGCAGAACTGAAAAGAAAGACAGCAAGCCATTCCTTTCCGGACAAGAGAAATATAAGTTATCCAGCATAGGTAGCAATTGGTTTGGCAGCATCAAGGCTGGTATGTCCACCTTCTCTGGAGCACCAGTAGGATGCACAGACTTCTTTGGCCATACACGTCCTACCATGGTATTCAGTTTGGGTAAATGGCATTCACGTTTCTTTGGAACACGCCTGGTGTACCAAGGGTTCAAGTTCACAAATGCAATCGATGAAGCCATGAAGTTCCAAAATTACCATGGAGACTTGATGCTCAACGTATCGAGTTTTTACAGAACCACCTACGATCCACTTCCAAGATGGGACTTGGTTCCATATATTGGAGCTGGTGTAATTCACAACTCAGAGCTACACCATATTCCGTTTGCCCTCTCATACGGCCTACTCTGCAGTTACAGGGCAACCAATCGCTTGCACGTTACCGCCGAGTTGGGAGGAACCAGTACCTACCAAAAGTTTGATGGTTTAGGGAAAAACAAGCATTTCGGTGACAACCTTTTCCAAGCAACCATTGGACTCACCATCGGTATCGGCAAACAAGGATATGAACGTAAGCCTGTTTTGGAGATCTTAGACACAGACAACCAAGGCGTAACAGACTTGACCAACTATCCCAAGAACAGTTTTGATGGACTTCGAAAGCTAAGAGACAGAATGGCAAGTGAAGAACAAGCCGTCGAGAACAGTGGCATTCAACTGGACGCACCTATTCTATTCTTCTTCAAGATAAACTCCACCAACCTTGTTGACAAGCAACAACTTGTAAACATAGGAGAAATAGCAGGAGCTGTGAAGGAGAACAATCTAAATGTCAAGATTATAGGAGCTGCAGACAGCAAGACTGGCACACCGAAGCACAACAGAGCACTCAGCGTGAAGCGTGCAAAGTATATTGCCAAGCTACTTATGAAGGCAGGAGTAGATAAAAGCAAGATGCAAGGCATCAGCAGAGGCGGCATCAACCTTTACAAGCCATACACCGCCAATCGACACACCTGTGTTATTGTGTACAAAGAAGAAACAAAATAA
- the mobV gene encoding MobV family relaxase: MAGAKNVIDMRPGKGFTTSQSNEHLRVFSDKDRAKKAQWNYDPSREHLNFEIGKGGVVMKVNKMKSIPQRIAENLEARGIKDPNLSLINQGKRPYFKTVANFILGGNREVMRNLAFGNQNVNWEQGADNTQLKRMPEIENWAKDAYRFMCKKYGEKNIAAFVVHLDEANPHIHCTVLPITPKEKFSFLGVFLDGHDDKEALSRHMTNLHTEFANEVGIKYGLERGDSIKETGAEHRTTEEYRERLWKEAQQKEAEVEENNKTIEGNKKTIDTQNNIMDSQSREIKHAAARLKALQTMIKNLQTHKMDLEGEVKKLERDLESGKITKEEADRKLAQINADIEKTKEKIADKIEKLKIAQRQLDIIEEKKNNFEAKAAMAEEKATEAEKKYNEVKAKIDKETPVLNKQVMREMQALGYHLGAIDTQNRLEKYNEFKAQLPDEQREFLDSTVGKIWDGSFMEQIAENTSAVCSVATALFMGYLDSATTIAASHGGGGSPGSGWGKKDDEDDLAFRRRCFGMAMHMMRSGNKQQRKR, translated from the coding sequence ATGGCAGGAGCAAAAAATGTAATAGACATGAGACCGGGAAAGGGCTTTACCACTTCCCAAAGTAATGAACACCTCAGAGTTTTCTCTGATAAGGATAGAGCTAAAAAGGCTCAGTGGAATTATGACCCTTCTCGTGAACACCTTAACTTTGAGATTGGGAAAGGTGGGGTTGTTATGAAAGTCAACAAGATGAAATCAATACCCCAGAGGATTGCAGAGAACTTGGAGGCTCGTGGAATAAAAGACCCAAACTTGTCTTTGATAAATCAAGGCAAAAGGCCTTACTTTAAGACTGTTGCTAATTTTATTCTGGGAGGAAACCGAGAGGTCATGCGCAACTTGGCGTTTGGAAACCAAAATGTAAATTGGGAGCAAGGAGCTGACAATACCCAGTTGAAACGTATGCCTGAGATTGAGAATTGGGCGAAAGATGCTTATCGGTTTATGTGTAAAAAATATGGTGAAAAAAACATAGCAGCTTTTGTTGTGCATCTTGACGAGGCTAACCCACATATTCATTGTACAGTTTTGCCTATTACTCCAAAGGAAAAGTTTTCTTTCTTGGGCGTATTCCTAGATGGTCATGATGACAAGGAAGCTTTGTCTAGACATATGACTAATCTTCATACAGAGTTTGCCAACGAGGTTGGTATAAAGTATGGATTGGAACGTGGTGACAGCATCAAAGAAACTGGTGCCGAACATCGTACGACCGAAGAGTACCGTGAGCGACTTTGGAAGGAAGCGCAGCAAAAAGAAGCTGAGGTGGAGGAAAACAACAAGACCATCGAGGGCAATAAAAAGACTATCGATACTCAGAACAACATCATGGATTCTCAGAGTCGGGAAATCAAACATGCGGCTGCTCGTTTGAAGGCTTTGCAGACTATGATTAAGAATCTTCAAACCCATAAGATGGATTTGGAAGGTGAGGTGAAAAAGTTGGAGCGTGACTTGGAAAGCGGTAAGATTACCAAAGAAGAAGCAGACCGTAAACTTGCGCAAATCAATGCTGATATTGAAAAGACAAAAGAAAAAATTGCTGACAAAATAGAAAAGTTGAAAATCGCCCAACGTCAACTAGACATTATCGAAGAAAAGAAGAATAACTTTGAGGCGAAGGCTGCTATGGCAGAAGAGAAAGCGACGGAAGCTGAAAAGAAATATAATGAAGTGAAGGCAAAAATAGACAAGGAAACTCCTGTTCTCAACAAACAGGTGATGCGTGAGATGCAAGCTCTGGGTTACCACCTAGGTGCCATCGATACTCAAAATAGATTGGAAAAGTATAATGAGTTCAAGGCTCAATTACCTGATGAACAGCGTGAGTTCTTGGACAGTACTGTTGGCAAAATATGGGATGGTTCCTTTATGGAACAAATTGCCGAGAATACATCTGCTGTTTGCTCTGTCGCTACTGCTCTCTTTATGGGGTACCTCGATAGTGCAACGACCATTGCTGCTAGTCATGGTGGAGGCGGAAGTCCTGGCAGTGGTTGGGGTAAAAAGGATGACGAGGATGACCTCGCTTTCCGTCGCAGATGCTTTGGAATGGCTATGCACATGATGAGGTCTGGAAACAAGCAGCAGCGAAAACGTTGA
- a CDS encoding phosphoribosyltransferase, which produces MAKVIDENIQRQLDKKISFFVKYFPARIQNVGEDAKAARQLVWAFKDSRDSAYEKVAQMTAKHLKEEYGEKVKSMVLVCVPTSKKENYQSRYMMFCNRVSELTGIGNGFSHVCVLQDRLDVHNHRRGKKKTERQAQLIDLDTYYFKDKEICVFDDVVTTGKSYADFANKLEDSGAHVLGGMFLGKTYYRYNRQ; this is translated from the coding sequence ATGGCAAAAGTAATAGACGAAAACATTCAGCGTCAGCTGGATAAGAAGATTAGTTTCTTCGTGAAATACTTTCCTGCTCGCATTCAGAACGTAGGTGAGGATGCCAAGGCTGCAAGGCAGTTGGTATGGGCTTTCAAAGATTCTCGTGATTCTGCTTATGAGAAAGTAGCTCAGATGACTGCCAAGCACTTGAAAGAGGAATATGGCGAGAAAGTAAAAAGTATGGTTTTGGTCTGTGTTCCGACGAGTAAGAAGGAGAATTACCAAAGCAGATACATGATGTTCTGTAATAGAGTAAGTGAACTTACAGGCATAGGCAATGGTTTTTCTCACGTGTGCGTACTTCAAGACCGCTTGGATGTGCATAACCATCGAAGAGGTAAGAAAAAGACGGAACGCCAAGCGCAACTTATTGACTTGGACACTTACTATTTCAAGGACAAGGAGATATGTGTGTTTGACGATGTTGTCACCACAGGCAAAAGCTATGCGGATTTTGCGAACAAATTGGAGGATAGCGGAGCACACGTTTTGGGTGGTATGTTCTTAGGTAAAACTTATTATAGATATAATAGACAATGA
- a CDS encoding helix-turn-helix domain-containing protein: MTKFTKANWMTRQLAENLCVMGEQLKMARMRRNLTMEIVAARAQCSRQTLARLESGSPEVSVGVLARVLNALQMPDELLLIAKNDEMGKVIQDIDLKNKKRVTGK; encoded by the coding sequence ATGACAAAGTTTACAAAAGCAAATTGGATGACCAGACAACTGGCGGAGAATCTTTGTGTAATGGGTGAGCAACTTAAAATGGCGAGAATGAGGAGAAACTTGACCATGGAAATTGTAGCAGCAAGAGCACAATGTAGTCGCCAAACTTTGGCAAGATTGGAAAGTGGCTCACCTGAAGTTTCAGTAGGGGTATTGGCACGTGTTTTGAATGCACTGCAGATGCCTGATGAGTTGTTGCTCATTGCTAAGAACGATGAGATGGGAAAGGTCATACAAGACATTGATCTAAAGAATAAAAAACGTGTAACAGGAAAATGA
- a CDS encoding JAB domain-containing protein, whose protein sequence is MELNFSDFCMEEHPQVRAYNNGFESLTVVELISMIIGTGTKRNVEQARQIYNVMGQSLRNIAKARPEELQVVQGIGDNKAMALQAAMELAKRFHLEKMGERPDLSSSLAIYNFLHPIIGNLDHEQAHLLLMNQNFKLIKDVKISEGGLTETAVDIRMIIREATLNNATIIAFAHNHPSNCPTPSKADDFLTQQIAKACELMRLFFMDHVIIADGTYYSYHDKGKLDN, encoded by the coding sequence ATGGAACTTAATTTTAGTGATTTCTGTATGGAGGAGCATCCGCAGGTTAGAGCCTACAATAATGGCTTCGAAAGTTTGACAGTAGTAGAGTTAATTTCTATGATTATTGGTACTGGTACCAAGCGCAATGTTGAACAAGCTCGTCAGATTTACAACGTGATGGGACAAAGTTTGAGAAACATCGCCAAGGCAAGACCAGAAGAACTTCAGGTAGTACAAGGGATAGGAGACAACAAGGCTATGGCTCTTCAAGCTGCTATGGAATTGGCAAAGCGTTTCCATTTGGAGAAAATGGGTGAAAGACCAGACTTGAGTAGTAGCCTTGCTATCTACAACTTTCTTCATCCTATTATCGGCAACTTAGACCATGAACAGGCACACTTGTTGTTGATGAATCAAAACTTCAAGTTGATTAAGGATGTGAAGATAAGTGAGGGTGGTTTGACTGAAACTGCTGTGGATATTCGAATGATAATCCGAGAAGCAACGCTCAATAATGCAACGATTATAGCTTTCGCTCATAATCATCCTAGCAATTGCCCTACTCCAAGCAAGGCAGATGACTTTTTGACACAACAAATAGCTAAGGCTTGCGAGTTGATGAGATTGTTCTTCATGGACCATGTTATCATCGCCGACGGAACGTATTATTCTTATCATGATAAGGGAAAACTTGATAATTGA
- a CDS encoding single-stranded DNA-binding protein produces the protein MNAMNNFTISGFVVNNAEVHNFEKSSIARFGVSYRTSVKKDDQEIKLSAILNIETWIKNDDTATLDLLQKGKLIKVEGFFKADTYTKDGKDFHVTKMTATKIELVRKTAKEA, from the coding sequence ATGAACGCAATGAATAATTTCACAATCTCTGGTTTCGTAGTAAATAACGCAGAAGTACATAACTTTGAGAAATCAAGCATCGCACGCTTCGGAGTCTCATATAGAACCTCAGTGAAAAAGGATGACCAGGAAATCAAGCTCTCGGCTATCCTTAACATCGAGACATGGATTAAGAATGATGACACCGCCACCTTGGATTTGCTCCAGAAGGGTAAGTTGATAAAGGTTGAAGGATTCTTCAAAGCTGATACCTATACCAAGGATGGAAAGGATTTCCATGTCACCAAGATGACTGCCACCAAGATTGAATTGGTGCGAAAAACAGCAAAGGAGGCTTAG
- a CDS encoding phage integrase SAM-like domain-containing protein: protein MATFKVIVQKQRNDGFWPVYIRITHNRGVKYIRTDKIVDSKGVDKKNREVKDPFVLQSCSARIAKFAELLNKVEIRKWSVHDVVAYLEKGTADICFSDYARKYHDEMYNDGHERNARNYELAYQHLERYAGSNKVMFSQLTTQFINGWIKALSKTARAKEMYPVCVRQIFKQALAEFNDYDNGMIRITTNPWLKVKIPSSDVPEKKAITMEEVRAFFAAPLPESDRVFPLPELGRDVAMMVMCLAGINTVDIYRLKKEDYHDGIIGYERAKTRNARRDNAYIEMRVPGIILPLFEKYLDKTESPYLFNFHQRMTSSDSFGANVNIGIRKVCEKSLGMKHDETYCVYTFRHTWATVAQNECGATLAEVGFAMNHSDRYRVTRTYVKLDFTPAWELNEKVVEKIFFTEDRSTTHVSDEKGDHFERFSYKQLIKGTLYYRGKALVKVEDVGFNNVNDVIEYLMARMPDTIPARTMVQIRIENKDKGQTKDYSRIVK, encoded by the coding sequence ATGGCTACATTTAAGGTAATTGTTCAGAAACAGAGAAATGATGGCTTTTGGCCAGTTTACATCCGTATCACTCACAATCGTGGAGTGAAATATATAAGGACGGATAAGATTGTTGATTCTAAAGGTGTGGACAAGAAAAACAGAGAGGTTAAGGATCCTTTTGTCCTTCAGTCTTGTTCTGCAAGAATCGCAAAGTTTGCAGAGTTGTTGAATAAGGTGGAGATTAGAAAGTGGAGCGTCCATGATGTTGTGGCATATTTGGAGAAAGGTACTGCGGACATATGTTTTTCTGACTACGCTAGAAAATATCATGATGAAATGTATAATGATGGGCATGAGCGAAATGCAAGAAACTACGAATTGGCTTATCAGCATTTGGAAAGATATGCCGGAAGCAACAAGGTTATGTTCTCCCAGCTTACTACCCAGTTTATCAATGGTTGGATAAAAGCTCTATCTAAGACAGCTAGAGCCAAGGAGATGTACCCTGTTTGTGTGAGACAGATTTTCAAGCAAGCATTGGCTGAGTTCAATGATTATGATAATGGTATGATTCGAATCACTACAAATCCTTGGCTAAAGGTGAAAATACCAAGTTCTGATGTTCCTGAGAAGAAGGCCATCACCATGGAAGAAGTTCGGGCGTTCTTTGCTGCCCCACTTCCAGAGAGCGACAGAGTCTTTCCTTTGCCAGAATTAGGCAGGGATGTTGCTATGATGGTCATGTGCTTGGCTGGTATCAATACCGTTGATATTTACAGGTTGAAGAAAGAGGACTATCATGATGGAATAATTGGCTATGAGCGAGCAAAGACAAGAAATGCCCGACGAGATAATGCTTATATCGAGATGCGAGTGCCTGGAATCATCCTGCCTTTATTTGAGAAGTATTTGGATAAGACCGAGTCGCCTTACTTGTTTAATTTCCACCAAAGAATGACTTCCAGTGACTCTTTCGGTGCCAATGTCAACATTGGCATAAGAAAAGTTTGCGAGAAATCACTTGGTATGAAGCATGATGAAACTTATTGCGTCTATACTTTTCGCCATACGTGGGCTACTGTGGCTCAAAATGAATGTGGGGCTACGTTGGCAGAGGTTGGCTTTGCAATGAACCACTCTGATCGCTATAGAGTTACGAGAACTTATGTGAAGCTAGATTTTACGCCAGCCTGGGAACTCAATGAAAAGGTGGTGGAGAAGATTTTCTTCACGGAAGATCGCTCTACTACTCATGTTTCAGATGAGAAAGGTGACCATTTCGAAAGATTCTCATATAAGCAGCTCATCAAAGGTACGCTGTATTATAGAGGCAAGGCTCTAGTGAAGGTGGAAGATGTCGGCTTCAATAATGTAAATGATGTTATTGAATATCTTATGGCTAGAATGCCAGATACCATCCCTGCAAGAACGATGGTTCAAATCCGTATCGAAAACAAAGATAAGGGGCAAACTAAGGATTATAGTAGAATAGTGAAATAA
- a CDS encoding type IV secretory system conjugative DNA transfer family protein encodes MEESKELQGLYTLFRVAIYVSLVLEFFMYALDPSALDFLGGLITDIHSRLHRMSVYQYLPFSKLVTVMLVIITCIGTKNKKQLEFDARKMVFWPISIGLLLVTLSVFLYNWDWHSRIWILKTNIWFYMAASIIGTVLIHVALDNVSKYFRDGMLKDRFNFENESFEQAEELVENKYSVNIPMRYYYRGKFRHGWINIINPFRGTWVVGTPGSGKTFSVIEPYIRQHSKKGFAMVVYDYKFPTLATKLYYHYRKNQAAGNTPANCKFNIINFVNVEYSRRVNPIQQKYISNLAAAMETAETLVESLQKGQKGGGGSDDFFQKSATNFLAACIYFFVNYNKVPYDKDGNILDAQYEQVEGTFHQRLTGRVYAKGCLGQADKLVEPAYWKGQYSDMPHVLSFLNHDYKEIFEVLNTDTEVAPLLGPFQTAFENKAMEQLEGMIGTLRVQISRLATKESYWVFSGDDFDLKVSDPKSPSYLLIANDPEMESIVGALNALILNRLVTRVNSGQGKNVPVSIIVDELPTLYFHKIDRLIGTARSNKVAVTLGFQELPQLEADYSKVGKDKIITTVGNVISGSARSKDTLDWLSGDIFGKVVQLKKGITIDRDRTSINLNENMDSLVPASKISDMASGWICGQTARDFTVTKTGRKGAMDIQKAEEFKTSKFFCKTNFDMDEIKKEEADYANYPLPKFYVFESPDAKERMLSQNFSRINQEVDDMIKHIQTECKKESKTNKK; translated from the coding sequence ATGGAAGAATCGAAAGAACTTCAAGGTCTCTACACCCTATTTCGAGTAGCCATCTACGTATCGTTGGTGTTAGAGTTTTTTATGTATGCCCTCGATCCATCCGCTTTGGATTTCTTGGGAGGTCTCATTACAGACATTCATTCTCGTCTTCACAGAATGTCTGTATATCAGTATTTGCCTTTCAGTAAACTGGTGACCGTAATGTTGGTCATCATCACCTGTATAGGAACAAAGAACAAGAAGCAGTTGGAGTTTGATGCCAGAAAGATGGTCTTTTGGCCAATATCCATAGGATTGTTACTTGTTACTCTATCTGTATTCTTATATAACTGGGATTGGCATAGTAGAATTTGGATTCTCAAAACAAACATTTGGTTCTACATGGCAGCATCCATCATAGGAACAGTGCTCATCCATGTTGCACTTGACAATGTTTCCAAATACTTCAGGGATGGTATGTTGAAAGACCGCTTCAACTTCGAGAACGAGAGTTTCGAGCAAGCAGAAGAATTGGTGGAGAACAAGTATTCCGTAAACATACCTATGCGCTACTACTACCGAGGCAAGTTTCGCCATGGATGGATAAACATCATCAATCCCTTCAGAGGAACATGGGTAGTAGGTACACCAGGTAGTGGTAAGACTTTCTCTGTGATAGAGCCATATATAAGACAACACTCCAAGAAAGGTTTTGCCATGGTAGTATATGACTACAAGTTCCCTACCCTAGCAACCAAGCTCTATTACCATTACAGAAAGAACCAAGCTGCTGGAAACACTCCTGCGAACTGTAAGTTCAACATTATTAACTTCGTTAATGTCGAGTATTCCAGAAGAGTAAATCCTATTCAGCAAAAGTACATCAGCAACTTGGCTGCTGCAATGGAAACAGCCGAGACTTTGGTAGAATCCTTGCAAAAAGGACAAAAGGGAGGCGGCGGTAGTGATGACTTCTTCCAGAAGTCTGCAACCAACTTCCTCGCCGCTTGCATTTACTTCTTTGTTAACTACAACAAAGTGCCTTATGATAAAGATGGAAATATCCTTGATGCCCAATACGAGCAAGTTGAAGGAACATTCCATCAACGACTCACAGGTAGGGTCTATGCAAAAGGATGTCTGGGACAAGCAGACAAACTTGTGGAGCCAGCCTATTGGAAAGGGCAATACTCCGACATGCCTCATGTCCTATCCTTCCTCAACCACGACTACAAGGAAATCTTTGAGGTGTTGAATACAGATACAGAGGTGGCACCACTTCTTGGTCCGTTCCAAACAGCCTTTGAGAACAAGGCCATGGAACAGTTGGAAGGTATGATTGGTACACTTCGAGTTCAAATTTCTCGATTGGCCACAAAAGAAAGCTATTGGGTATTCAGCGGCGATGATTTTGATCTAAAAGTATCAGACCCTAAGAGTCCAAGCTACCTTCTCATAGCCAATGACCCAGAAATGGAATCCATCGTGGGAGCATTGAACGCATTGATTCTGAACCGTCTTGTAACACGAGTGAACAGTGGACAGGGCAAGAATGTTCCTGTTAGTATCATCGTAGATGAGCTGCCAACCTTATATTTCCATAAGATAGACCGTCTGATAGGAACTGCCCGAAGCAACAAGGTAGCAGTGACATTAGGTTTCCAGGAACTTCCACAGCTTGAAGCTGACTATAGTAAGGTAGGAAAAGATAAGATTATCACTACCGTTGGTAATGTAATCAGTGGTTCTGCGAGAAGTAAAGATACCTTAGACTGGCTGTCCGGAGATATTTTCGGAAAGGTGGTACAGTTGAAGAAAGGTATCACCATTGACCGAGACAGGACATCCATCAACCTCAATGAGAATATGGATAGCCTGGTTCCTGCCTCCAAAATTTCAGATATGGCATCTGGATGGATTTGCGGTCAGACAGCTAGAGACTTCACTGTTACAAAGACTGGTAGAAAGGGGGCCATGGATATCCAGAAAGCTGAGGAGTTTAAGACTTCCAAGTTTTTCTGCAAGACCAACTTCGACATGGACGAGATAAAGAAAGAGGAAGCAGACTATGCAAACTATCCTCTTCCGAAGTTCTATGTATTTGAATCTCCTGATGCCAAGGAGCGAATGCTCTCACAAAACTTCAGTAGAATCAACCAAGAAGTTGACGATATGATAAAGCATATCCAGACAGAATGCAAAAAAGAAAGTAAAACAAATAAAAAGTAA
- a CDS encoding type II toxin-antitoxin system HipA family toxin: MEKIKVVADFDWLENEETIGLLGHESQRGTDVYTFEYDKDWLKRHPSLNLGKELQSFPGVQYNPTRNRIFGTFSDALPDRWGRRLIDLRIHQEMKDSGERRVNISDWDYLKGVEDSLRMGAFRFKDIATDAYISYNKSYSIPPILFLDELLEAAGQIEKSELNRMEPESRWIQRIFQPGSSMGGARPKACVKEGEDLYVAKFPSVGDEINISRWEYFAHSMAKDCGINAAECRVVSSKDSRDVLLSKRFDRTENGKRIHMASSLTLLGLNDGDGESTGKGYLDIVDFIVANGSVDMEKELEELYRRVAFNICIGNTDDHFRNHAFLLKKDGWHLSPAYDMNPTNKYYHSLLIDGYTNESSLDVLYDAHESYMLDETTARGIIKDVTRNMKYWESMALRCGLSRSELKNFQERIEDGMEWKCGFTLHR; this comes from the coding sequence ATGGAAAAAATTAAGGTTGTTGCCGACTTTGATTGGCTTGAAAATGAGGAAACTATAGGACTTCTTGGGCATGAATCTCAGAGGGGGACAGATGTATATACCTTTGAGTATGATAAGGACTGGTTGAAAAGACATCCTTCTTTAAATCTAGGAAAGGAGCTGCAATCTTTTCCTGGGGTTCAATATAATCCTACAAGAAACAGGATATTTGGAACATTCTCTGATGCACTGCCTGACAGATGGGGACGAAGACTTATTGATTTGAGAATCCACCAGGAAATGAAAGACTCTGGAGAACGCAGGGTAAATATTTCTGATTGGGACTACTTGAAAGGAGTGGAGGATTCCTTAAGAATGGGTGCTTTTCGTTTCAAGGACATAGCTACAGATGCTTACATAAGTTATAATAAGTCATATTCAATTCCACCAATTTTGTTCTTGGATGAACTGTTGGAGGCTGCAGGTCAGATAGAGAAGAGTGAGTTGAACAGAATGGAACCTGAATCAAGATGGATTCAGCGAATATTCCAACCAGGTTCTTCTATGGGAGGAGCTAGACCTAAGGCTTGTGTGAAGGAAGGTGAAGATTTATATGTTGCGAAATTTCCTTCTGTAGGGGATGAGATAAACATTTCACGTTGGGAATATTTTGCTCATTCTATGGCTAAGGATTGTGGTATAAACGCTGCGGAGTGCAGAGTGGTTTCAAGCAAGGATAGTCGTGATGTCCTTTTGTCTAAAAGGTTTGACAGAACAGAGAATGGAAAGAGAATACACATGGCATCTTCTCTTACATTGTTGGGATTGAACGATGGTGATGGGGAAAGTACAGGAAAGGGGTATCTTGATATTGTGGATTTTATTGTGGCCAATGGAAGTGTTGATATGGAAAAAGAATTGGAGGAACTGTATCGCCGTGTGGCGTTCAATATTTGCATAGGCAATACTGATGACCATTTCAGAAATCATGCTTTCCTTTTGAAAAAGGATGGATGGCACCTGTCACCAGCTTATGATATGAACCCTACTAACAAATATTACCATTCCTTGCTAATCGATGGTTATACCAATGAATCTAGCTTGGATGTACTTTATGATGCCCATGAAAGCTATATGTTGGATGAGACAACTGCAAGAGGAATTATTAAGGATGTTACTCGTAATATGAAATATTGGGAGAGCATGGCTTTGAGATGCGGTTTGTCAAGAAGTGAACTAAAAAATTTTCAAGAACGTATAGAAGATGGGATGGAATGGAAATGTGGTTTTACGCTGCACCGGTAA
- a CDS encoding SLOG family protein: MIEKYEKRCSVAFTGHRFISSGRVEEVRESVNNEIRLLYFKGFRNFFCGMALGFDMLAAEEVLKLKEELPGILLVATVPYREQNERWGANQKKRYLKILEKVDDVVVLSEYYYNGCFLKRNDFMLNHVAALLAYFDGMPKGGTFYTVRNAKRLRLQICNLF, from the coding sequence ATGATTGAAAAGTATGAAAAACGGTGTTCCGTAGCATTTACGGGACACCGATTCATCTCTTCTGGTAGAGTGGAAGAGGTGAGGGAGAGTGTTAACAATGAGATTCGCTTGCTTTATTTCAAGGGATTTCGTAATTTCTTTTGTGGAATGGCTCTAGGCTTTGATATGCTTGCTGCTGAAGAGGTGCTGAAACTGAAGGAGGAACTTCCAGGCATCCTTCTTGTTGCCACTGTTCCATATCGGGAGCAAAATGAAAGATGGGGTGCCAATCAGAAAAAACGTTATCTGAAGATTTTGGAGAAAGTGGATGATGTTGTTGTGTTGAGTGAATATTATTACAATGGTTGTTTCCTCAAACGCAATGATTTCATGTTGAACCACGTTGCGGCTTTGCTTGCATACTTTGATGGAATGCCAAAGGGAGGAACTTTTTATACTGTAAGGAATGCAAAGCGGTTGCGCTTGCAAATTTGCAACCTGTTTTGA